Proteins from one Salinispora arenicola genomic window:
- a CDS encoding RibD family protein, protein MSDRPYVLLSCAVSVDGYIDDATEDRLLLSNAADVDRVDEVRAGCDAILVGAATIRKDDPRLLVRSQARRDTRIHRGRPATPLKATITGRGDLDPTAQFFTAGDSTKVVYTATSALDKTCETVGTVADVVDAGEPVDLDRVLADLASRGVARLMVEGGGSMHTMFLTAGLADELHLVVAPFFVGDSRAPRFVYDGCFPWSPQGRARLADVVKIEDLVLLRYALSDRCPSR, encoded by the coding sequence GTGAGTGACCGACCGTACGTACTGCTGAGCTGCGCGGTGTCTGTCGACGGCTACATCGATGACGCGACCGAGGACCGCCTCCTGCTGTCCAATGCCGCCGACGTCGACCGTGTGGACGAGGTACGTGCCGGCTGCGACGCAATCCTGGTCGGCGCCGCCACCATCCGCAAGGACGACCCGCGCCTGCTCGTACGCTCCCAGGCCCGCCGGGACACGCGCATCCACCGTGGCCGGCCCGCCACACCGCTGAAGGCCACGATCACCGGACGCGGGGACCTCGACCCCACGGCCCAGTTCTTCACCGCCGGCGACAGCACCAAGGTCGTCTACACGGCCACCTCCGCGTTGGACAAGACGTGCGAGACGGTCGGCACCGTCGCCGACGTCGTCGACGCCGGCGAACCGGTCGACCTCGATCGCGTTCTGGCCGATCTCGCCTCCAGGGGTGTGGCGCGGCTGATGGTCGAAGGCGGCGGCAGCATGCACACGATGTTTCTGACCGCTGGCCTCGCGGACGAACTGCACCTCGTGGTGGCGCCGTTCTTCGTCGGGGACTCCCGGGCTCCCCGATTCGTGTACGACGGCTGCTTCCCGTGGAGCCCGCAGGGTCGCGCCCGTCTCGCCGACGTGGTGAAGATCGAGGACCTCGTGCTGTTGCGCTACGCGCTGTCCGACCGGTGTCCCAGCAGGTGA
- a CDS encoding thiazolylpeptide-type bacteriocin, with protein sequence MAPETDLNALAEEILELESETFAISDYADASEAILASCSSSATTSTCSSTTSTTSCSA encoded by the coding sequence ATGGCGCCCGAGACCGACCTGAACGCCCTCGCCGAGGAGATCCTGGAGCTGGAGTCGGAGACCTTCGCGATCTCCGACTACGCCGACGCGTCCGAGGCGATCCTCGCCTCGTGCTCCTCGTCGGCCACCACCTCGACCTGCAGCAGCACCACCTCCACCACCAGTTGCTCGGCCTGA
- a CDS encoding deaminase, with protein sequence MSQQVNAATRTDRQWLLRAIELSRGSSPVGTAYSVGAIIVAAAGDQLTEGYSRDTDAHTHAEESAVAKVERLAPHPDLTGATLYSSMEPCTNRKSRPRTCTELILAAGIRRVVYALREPPLLAECHGTEVLRSSGIEVIEIGDLADQVRAINSHVLTGRATISSRDPFA encoded by the coding sequence GTGTCCCAGCAGGTGAACGCCGCCACCCGGACCGACCGGCAGTGGTTGCTGAGAGCAATCGAACTATCGCGCGGGTCATCCCCGGTCGGCACTGCCTACTCTGTCGGCGCGATCATCGTCGCTGCTGCTGGCGACCAGCTGACCGAGGGCTACTCACGGGACACCGACGCGCACACGCACGCGGAGGAGTCAGCTGTGGCCAAGGTCGAGCGCCTGGCACCGCATCCTGACCTGACCGGCGCCACCCTCTACAGCTCGATGGAACCGTGCACCAACCGAAAGTCCAGGCCTCGCACGTGCACTGAGCTGATCCTGGCCGCCGGAATCCGGCGAGTCGTGTACGCGTTGCGCGAGCCGCCACTGTTGGCCGAGTGCCACGGCACCGAGGTGCTTCGGTCCAGCGGCATCGAGGTGATCGAGATCGGCGACCTCGCCGACCAGGTCAGGGCCATCAACTCCCACGTCCTCACTGGAAGGGCAACGATAAGCAGCCGCGATCCGTTTGCTTAG
- a CDS encoding DUF1622 domain-containing protein — protein MNSLIGYAVLACVAAGIGSAAIVLLVTRDAVLALRVGLELWLAASLLRLAQPPMGEHLLYVAAIIVIRQLLGVTLTAGPRWRRPADPGASRRPPGH, from the coding sequence GTGAACTCCCTGATCGGGTACGCCGTGCTGGCCTGCGTGGCGGCCGGCATCGGATCAGCCGCGATCGTCCTGCTGGTGACCCGCGACGCGGTGTTGGCTCTGCGTGTCGGCCTCGAGCTGTGGCTGGCCGCCAGCCTGCTGCGGCTCGCCCAGCCGCCGATGGGGGAGCACCTGCTCTACGTGGCAGCGATTATCGTGATCCGCCAGCTCCTCGGTGTGACCCTGACCGCTGGCCCCCGCTGGCGGCGGCCGGCGGATCCGGGAGCGTCACGGCGACCTCCCGGCCACTGA
- a CDS encoding potassium channel family protein yields MIMGNTGSTSRREQQAMHWERLTALPLTILSLGFLAAYAAPILDPQLNSAWTAVCRSATFIIWLLFWLDMVVRFVLHTQRRRFLREHLFDLAVLILPILRPLRAMRLVTVVLSLSRRTEVWVRGRLGIYVAATTVLLVLVASLAVLDAERGAPDPSITNYSDAVWWAAVTITTVGYGDFYPVTTEGRLVAVGLMIGGIGLIGFVTGSLATWIVDRVTGRDRHAAATADDVAALRQEIVALRQQLELSESTTPGESATPPVQPARTPHA; encoded by the coding sequence GTGATCATGGGAAACACCGGCTCCACCAGCCGGCGGGAGCAGCAGGCCATGCACTGGGAGCGCCTGACCGCGCTGCCGTTGACCATCCTCTCTCTGGGGTTTCTGGCGGCCTACGCTGCACCTATCCTGGATCCGCAGCTCAACTCGGCGTGGACCGCCGTCTGCCGGTCGGCCACGTTCATCATCTGGCTGTTGTTCTGGCTCGACATGGTTGTCCGCTTCGTCCTGCACACGCAGCGGCGACGGTTCCTCCGGGAGCACCTGTTCGACCTCGCCGTGCTGATCCTGCCGATACTCCGTCCGTTGCGGGCGATGCGGCTGGTGACGGTGGTGCTCTCGCTCAGCCGGCGCACCGAGGTCTGGGTCCGCGGCCGGCTCGGTATCTACGTGGCGGCGACCACCGTGCTGCTGGTGCTGGTCGCCTCCCTGGCGGTCCTCGACGCCGAGCGGGGCGCACCGGATCCGTCCATCACCAACTACAGCGACGCCGTCTGGTGGGCGGCCGTGACCATCACGACCGTCGGCTACGGCGACTTCTATCCGGTCACCACGGAGGGACGGCTGGTCGCGGTCGGCCTGATGATCGGCGGTATCGGGCTGATCGGTTTCGTGACCGGCTCGCTCGCCACGTGGATCGTCGACCGGGTGACCGGCCGGGACCGGCACGCGGCAGCCACTGCAGACGACGTCGCCGCTCTGCGTCAGGAGATCGTGGCGCTGCGTCAGCAGCTCGAGCTGTCGGAGAGCACCACGCCCGGAGAATCCGCCACCCCGCCGGTGCAGCCCGCTCGGACGCCCCACGCCTGA
- a CDS encoding DUF421 domain-containing protein: MVDWRVVFTPDTPLLEIIVRGSVMYLTLFFLLRVLLKRESGTTGMTDLLVIVLIADAAQNGMASGYTSLADGVLLVAVIIGWAYLLDAVAYRWQPAARLIRPKPLALVRDGRMLHRNMRRELVTEDELYGQLREQGIDSLADVREMRMESDGQFSVITRDSDADRP; encoded by the coding sequence GTGGTCGACTGGCGGGTGGTCTTCACGCCGGACACTCCACTGCTGGAGATCATCGTCCGGGGCAGCGTGATGTACCTGACGCTGTTCTTCCTGCTACGGGTCCTGCTGAAGCGGGAGAGCGGCACCACCGGAATGACCGATCTGTTGGTCATCGTGCTGATCGCCGACGCCGCGCAGAACGGCATGGCGAGCGGCTACACCTCGCTGGCCGACGGGGTGCTGCTGGTCGCGGTGATCATTGGTTGGGCATACCTGCTCGACGCCGTCGCCTACCGCTGGCAGCCGGCCGCCCGGCTGATCCGGCCGAAGCCACTGGCCCTGGTCCGCGATGGCCGGATGTTGCACCGCAACATGCGCCGCGAGTTGGTCACCGAGGACGAGTTGTACGGACAACTGCGCGAGCAGGGCATCGACAGCCTGGCTGACGTCCGGGAGATGCGCATGGAGTCGGACGGCCAGTTCAGCGTGATCACCCGCGACTCCGACGCCGACCGGCCCTGA
- a CDS encoding DUF1622 domain-containing protein, with product MEDMLGEHWLLEAVDLLVRVVEAAGIFIIFIGAMVAFVRFVFVGLRHRESRVFVPIRLTLGRFLTLGLEFQLASDILRTAVAPTLLDIAELAGVAAIRTALNFFLAREIKQERREIAELGQPRRTDPDRVAQEPAP from the coding sequence ATGGAGGACATGCTCGGCGAGCACTGGTTGTTGGAGGCGGTGGACCTTCTGGTGCGGGTGGTGGAGGCCGCCGGCATCTTCATCATCTTCATCGGGGCGATGGTGGCATTCGTCCGGTTCGTGTTCGTGGGTCTACGGCACCGAGAAAGCCGGGTGTTCGTGCCGATCCGGCTGACTCTCGGGCGGTTCCTGACCCTCGGCCTGGAGTTTCAACTCGCCTCGGACATCTTGCGTACCGCGGTCGCCCCAACCCTGCTCGACATCGCCGAGCTGGCCGGGGTGGCGGCGATCCGGACCGCGCTGAACTTCTTCCTGGCCCGTGAGATCAAGCAGGAGCGTCGTGAGATCGCCGAACTCGGCCAGCCCCGGCGCACCGACCCGGACCGGGTGGCGCAGGAGCCCGCCCCGTGA
- a CDS encoding RCC1 domain-containing protein translates to MRELGQRAVHGASARWARWAIAGWCLLTAVVAVTQAIAVSPTVAQNALPPSTAASNTILAWGDNQFGQLGDGTGADSGTPIPVSLPPGTTVTAIAAGNEHSLALTSTGTVLAWGRNRFGQLGDETNTSRVTPVTVSLPPNTTITDIAAGHSHSLAITSAGTALAWGGNGAGQLGDGTTTDSNKPVAVNLPSGTTVTAIAAGEGHSLAVTSAGTALGWGSNSLGQLGDGTTNDSTTPVAVSLSPGTTVTDIAASRSHSLAVTSAGTALAWGSNFHGQFGDGTNTSSNTPVTVSPPTGTAFTAVAAGEDHSLAVTSAGTALAAGDNLYGQLGDGTNTSSNTFVTVSLPPSTTITAIAVGRFHNLGVTATGTALAWGINIDGQLGDGTTTNRNTPQAVDLPVSTTVAGGFGHSLALAAPPTSTTTLQVTPPSPTADQEVTLTAAVTCTSETPTGTITFRTTTTALATEPLTTGATATHTTTLPAGTHTLTAGYTSTNTCPDSQSIPTSITIHPPADDPDLPITGPNLPTTIGTASLLIVTGAVLIQLAHRRRPTHHPR, encoded by the coding sequence ATGCGGGAACTCGGCCAGCGGGCAGTCCATGGTGCCAGCGCGCGCTGGGCGCGATGGGCCATCGCCGGATGGTGTCTACTCACTGCGGTGGTAGCAGTCACGCAAGCGATCGCCGTGTCGCCCACGGTCGCCCAGAACGCGCTGCCACCGTCCACCGCCGCGTCGAACACCATCCTCGCCTGGGGTGACAATCAGTTCGGTCAGCTGGGCGACGGGACCGGCGCCGACAGCGGCACACCCATCCCCGTGAGTCTTCCCCCGGGCACCACCGTCACCGCCATCGCCGCGGGCAACGAGCACAGTCTGGCGTTGACGTCCACCGGCACCGTCCTCGCCTGGGGCAGAAACCGCTTCGGCCAGTTGGGCGACGAGACCAACACCAGCCGCGTCACACCCGTGACGGTAAGCCTCCCCCCGAACACGACGATCACCGACATCGCCGCCGGCCACTCCCACAGCTTGGCGATCACCTCCGCCGGCACCGCCCTCGCCTGGGGAGGCAATGGCGCCGGTCAGCTGGGCGACGGCACCACCACCGACAGCAACAAGCCGGTGGCCGTGAATCTGCCCTCAGGCACCACCGTCACCGCCATCGCCGCCGGTGAGGGACACAGCTTGGCCGTCACCTCCGCCGGCACCGCCCTCGGCTGGGGCAGCAACAGCCTCGGCCAGTTGGGCGACGGCACCACCAACGACAGCACCACACCCGTGGCCGTGAGCCTCTCCCCCGGCACGACAGTCACCGACATCGCCGCAAGCCGCTCCCACAGCCTGGCGGTCACCTCCGCCGGCACCGCCCTCGCCTGGGGCAGCAACTTCCACGGTCAGTTCGGCGACGGCACCAACACCAGCAGCAACACACCCGTGACCGTAAGTCCGCCCACGGGCACGGCGTTCACCGCCGTCGCCGCCGGGGAGGACCACAGCCTGGCAGTCACCTCCGCCGGCACCGCCCTCGCCGCCGGCGACAACCTCTACGGTCAGCTCGGCGACGGCACCAACACCAGCAGCAACACATTCGTGACCGTCAGCCTTCCCCCGAGTACCACGATCACCGCCATCGCCGTTGGCCGCTTCCACAATCTGGGGGTCACCGCCACCGGCACCGCCCTTGCCTGGGGCATCAACATCGATGGCCAGCTGGGCGACGGGACCACCACCAACCGCAACACGCCCCAGGCGGTCGACCTGCCTGTGAGCACCACCGTCGCCGGCGGTTTCGGCCACAGCCTGGCCCTGGCCGCGCCACCGACGTCCACCACCACGCTGCAGGTAACACCACCGAGCCCGACGGCGGATCAGGAGGTCACCCTCACCGCCGCCGTCACCTGCACCAGCGAGACCCCCACCGGCACCATCACCTTCCGCACCACCACCACCGCCCTCGCCACCGAGCCCCTGACCACCGGTGCAACCGCCACCCACACCACCACCCTGCCCGCCGGCACCCACACCCTCACCGCCGGCTACACCAGCACCAACACCTGCCCCGACAGCCAGTCCATTCCCACCAGCATCACCATCCACCCACCAGCCGACGATCCCGACCTCCCCATCACCGGACCCAACCTGCCCACCACCATCGGCACCGCCAGCCTGCTCATCGTCACCGGCGCCGTCCTCATCCAGCTGGCCCACCGACGCCGACCCACACACCACCCACGCTGA
- a CDS encoding MarR family winged helix-turn-helix transcriptional regulator, with protein MRLYVELTGSSTAVDEAPADEPLVDALAALSRSLVGVTVRTLGALDVDLTMSQYQILVLLASRGPVRVVDLATTLHVHPSTVTRACDRLARRGLVARRTGESDRRVSWLSLTIAGRDLVGEVVRRRSAEIRRLVAVTGVAPDVELVGSLEALVTAAGEPDERQWRQGWEQCVGALS; from the coding sequence ATGCGACTCTACGTGGAGCTGACGGGGTCGTCGACGGCGGTGGACGAGGCCCCGGCAGACGAGCCCCTGGTAGACGCGCTGGCAGCGCTGAGCCGCTCGCTGGTCGGCGTCACCGTCCGGACGCTCGGCGCCCTCGACGTCGACCTCACGATGTCGCAGTACCAGATCCTGGTCCTGCTCGCCTCCCGCGGACCGGTCCGGGTCGTCGACCTCGCCACGACGCTGCACGTACACCCGTCCACCGTCACCCGGGCCTGTGACCGGCTGGCCCGACGGGGTCTCGTGGCCCGGCGCACCGGCGAGAGTGACCGCCGGGTGTCCTGGCTCAGCCTGACCATCGCCGGTCGAGACCTGGTGGGCGAGGTCGTCCGGCGCCGCAGCGCCGAAATCCGGCGGCTGGTCGCGGTGACCGGCGTTGCGCCCGACGTCGAGCTGGTCGGCTCACTGGAGGCACTGGTGACGGCGGCCGGCGAACCCGACGAACGGCAGTGGCGGCAGGGCTGGGAGCAGTGCGTCGGAGCGCTGAGCTGA
- a CDS encoding amidohydrolase encodes MTSVAASTARPTGPPVDREIVAAAARLYRDLHAHPELSGAEERTAARFAAALRGAGLQVTTGVGGHGVVGVLRNGAGPSVLIRAELDALPVAEETGLPYASTATGVGTDGRTVPVMHACGHDLHLAAAVGAAAHLARERDSWRGTLLILGQPAEETLQGAAALLADGLYERFGRPDLLLAQHAAPLPAGMVAHGAGAMTAGCVTVDVTVPGRGGHAATPHLCVDPVVLAANIVVQLQALVARQVNPADQVALTVGTLRAGHHAGVIADEAALGLTIRALREQALDRVLDSVTRIVRAACEAAGSPREPTVRVVSRTPTYAGDPAVTARVRDAHAGVFGSERVGWWPPSLAAEDFPLLAAGGIPSSYWMLGTVGPRQWRRAPGANAAEKLGNLPTNHSPAFAPSVELALPTGVTALVVAARPLLATG; translated from the coding sequence ATGACATCCGTAGCGGCAAGTACCGCCCGTCCGACCGGTCCGCCGGTCGATCGGGAGATCGTTGCCGCTGCGGCCCGGCTCTATCGCGACCTGCACGCCCATCCCGAGCTGTCCGGAGCGGAGGAGCGCACCGCGGCCCGCTTCGCGGCTGCCCTACGAGGGGCCGGCCTCCAGGTCACGACCGGAGTCGGTGGGCACGGAGTGGTCGGCGTCCTGCGTAACGGGGCCGGCCCGAGCGTCCTGATCCGGGCAGAGCTGGACGCGCTCCCGGTCGCCGAGGAGACCGGCCTGCCGTATGCGAGCACCGCCACCGGCGTAGGCACCGACGGCCGGACCGTACCCGTCATGCACGCCTGCGGACACGACCTGCACCTGGCGGCGGCGGTCGGCGCCGCCGCCCACCTGGCTCGGGAACGGGACAGCTGGCGCGGCACGTTGCTGATCCTGGGACAGCCGGCTGAGGAGACCCTGCAGGGTGCGGCGGCGTTGCTTGCTGACGGCCTCTACGAGCGGTTCGGCCGACCCGACCTGCTCCTTGCCCAGCACGCCGCACCGCTACCGGCGGGAATGGTCGCCCACGGCGCCGGCGCGATGACGGCCGGTTGTGTCACTGTGGACGTCACCGTGCCCGGACGGGGCGGACACGCGGCCACCCCGCATCTCTGCGTGGATCCCGTGGTGCTCGCCGCGAACATCGTCGTGCAGTTGCAGGCGCTGGTGGCCCGCCAGGTCAACCCGGCCGATCAGGTGGCGCTCACCGTCGGAACGCTGCGCGCCGGCCACCATGCGGGAGTCATTGCCGACGAGGCCGCCCTCGGGCTGACGATCCGGGCATTGCGTGAGCAGGCACTGGACCGTGTGTTGGACAGCGTGACCCGAATCGTGCGGGCCGCCTGCGAGGCCGCCGGCAGCCCGCGCGAGCCGACGGTACGTGTCGTCTCGCGTACTCCCACCTATGCTGGGGATCCGGCTGTGACTGCCCGCGTACGGGACGCTCACGCCGGCGTGTTCGGGTCGGAGCGGGTGGGCTGGTGGCCACCGTCCCTGGCGGCGGAGGACTTTCCGCTGCTGGCCGCCGGGGGGATACCGAGCAGCTACTGGATGCTGGGCACGGTGGGCCCACGACAGTGGCGGAGGGCGCCCGGCGCCAACGCGGCCGAGAAGCTGGGCAACCTGCCGACGAATCACAGCCCGGCCTTCGCTCCTAGCGTCGAGCTGGCTCTGCCGACCGGTGTGACGGCCCTTGTGGTTGCTGCCCGACCGCTGCTCGCCACCGGCTGA
- a CDS encoding SAM-dependent methyltransferase, which yields MGEAFMVEPIAHVVGGRIEPTDDYWGGVRAIIRIDEKRFTSDSTKGLDAFSHLEVVFRFHLTDPTDLNLGARRPRDNPDWPEVGIFGHRNMRRINWLGVSRCRLLEVDGLDLHVEGLDAVDGTPVLDIKPWFVEFGPRGEVHQAHWTSAMLGHYFATQSPHQE from the coding sequence ATGGGCGAGGCTTTCATGGTGGAGCCAATCGCACACGTCGTGGGAGGAAGGATCGAACCTACTGACGATTACTGGGGAGGTGTTAGGGCAATTATTCGAATCGACGAGAAGCGTTTCACTTCCGATTCCACCAAAGGGCTTGACGCGTTCTCTCATCTTGAAGTCGTCTTTCGCTTCCATCTTACGGATCCGACGGACCTTAACCTCGGCGCCCGCCGGCCGCGAGACAACCCAGACTGGCCGGAAGTGGGTATCTTCGGCCACCGCAACATGAGGCGAATCAACTGGCTTGGTGTGTCGCGGTGCCGCTTGCTCGAAGTGGACGGGCTAGACCTTCATGTTGAGGGGCTTGATGCGGTCGACGGCACGCCGGTGCTTGACATCAAGCCATGGTTTGTCGAATTCGGTCCTCGCGGCGAGGTGCATCAAGCGCACTGGACGAGCGCCATGCTCGGCCACTACTTCGCCACGCAGTCACCCCACCAAGAATAG